One genomic region from Euleptes europaea isolate rEulEur1 chromosome 6, rEulEur1.hap1, whole genome shotgun sequence encodes:
- the PRKAG3 gene encoding 5'-AMP-activated protein kinase subunit gamma-3 has product MEAKDLAADGKDTELDVMSDRRNMNINQDTKPVERDAKDTHWDSRMTSITAVATQLDVKTANYEAKEDATKNIAGSEVTATDHRQASPEVKGMMSSSRKEGQDAQPTTLNAKDAEQHGKMAALDAKAEGIKVEQGDKEGDGDIISLDCEILGFGPDIDFLGLDAEIYMHFMRSHRCYDAIPTSSKLVVFETTLQIKKAFFAMVANGVRAAPLWDSKQQCFVGMLTITDFINILHRYYRSPLVQIYEIEEHKIETWREVYLQGSFKPLVCISPNDSLFDAIYSLIKNKIHRLPVIEPISGNVLYILTHKRILKFLHIFGALIPKPRFLQKTIQELGIGTFRDVAMVLESAPVYTALEIFVDRRVSALPVINEAGSVVGLYSRFDVIHLAAQKSYNNLDISVGEALKQRSVCLEGVLTCYPYETIEDIIDRIAKEQVHRLVLVDEKNTPRGIVSLSDILQALVLTPAGIDALNS; this is encoded by the exons atggaagccaaagaCCTGGCTGCAGATGGCAAAGATACAGAGTTGGATGTGATGTCTGATAGAAGGAACATGAACATAAACCAGGATACCAAGCCTGTTGAGCGGGATGCAAAGGATACACATTGGGATAGCAGAATGACATCTATAACGGCTGTTGCTACACAACTGGACGTTAAGACTGCAAATTATGAGGCCAAAGAGGATGCAACTAAGAATATTGCTGGGTCAGAGGTCACAGCTACAGATCACAGGCAAGCCAGCCCAGAGGTCAAGGGTATGATGTCCAGTTCTAGGAAGGAGGGCCAGGATGCCCAGCCAACCACGCTAAATGCTAAAGATGCCGAGCAGCATGGCAAAATGGCAGCTCTTGATGCCAAGGCGGAGGGCATCAAAGTAGAACAGGGAGACAAGGAAGGCGATGGGGACATCATTTCTCTCGACTGTGAAATTCTTGGATTTGGTCCTGATATTGATTTCCTGGGGCTAGATGCTGAGATCTATATGCACTTCATGCGGAGCCACCGCTGTTACGATGCCATCCCCACCAGCTCCAAACTGGTAGTGTTTGAAACCACCCTACAG ATTAAGAAGGCCTTCTTTGCCATGGTGGCCAATGGGGTCAGAGCTGCTCCTCTCTGGGACAGCAAGCAACAGTGCTTTGTGG GTATGCTGACGATCACTGACTTCATTAACATCCTACATCGCTACTATCGATCACCTCTG GTTCAGATTTATGAAATTGAGGAACACAAAATTGAAACGTGGAGAG aGGTATATCTTCAAGGTTCCTTCAAACCTTTGGTCTGCATCTCCCCAAATGATAG CCTCTTTGATGCCATTTATTCCTTGATAAAGAACAAGATCCACCGGCTGCCTGTTATTGAGCCCATCTCAGGGAATGTCCTCTATATCCTGACACACAAGCGTATCCTCAAATTCCTGCATATTTTT GGAGCCTTGATTCcaaagccaaggtttttgcagAAGACCATCCAGGAGCTGGGCATTGGCACCTTCCGTGATGTTGCCATGGTGCTGGAGTCAGCTCCTGTCTACACGGCCCTGGAGATCTTTGTGGACCGCAGGGTCTCAGCATTGCCGGTCATTAATGAAGCAG GGAGCGTAGTTGGCCTGTACTCCCGCTTTGATGTGATT CACTTGGCTGCCCAGAAGTCCTACAACAACCTGGACATTAGTGTGGGAGAAGCCTTGAAGCAGCGCTCAGTCTGCCTCGAGGGGGTACTTACTTGCTACCCTTATGAGACGATAGAAGACATCATTGATCGCATCGCCAAAGAACAG